The genomic window CTCCGCCCTGCCGCCCGAGACCGACCGCGCCGCGTTCATCCGGCAGGCCCGCACGGCCAGCCCTCCGATGTCTGTTCCGGCTGCCGGGAAGGAGTACGAGCGCTTGTCTGCCCTGCGCGACAGCCACAACACCCTGCACGACCTGGCTGAGCACTGCGGAACCGGCCGCGTTACATACTTCCGCTGCGACGTCCGCGACCCGGCCGCGGTCGATGCCGCCGTCGCCCGCATCCTCGCCGCTGACCAGCACATCGACCTCCTGCTATTCGCGGCAGGAGCCAACCGTCCAGGCGAGACCCCCCGCAAGGAAGTCAGCGACTTCCGGCTCGTGCGCGACATCAAGGCCTGCGGGCACGCCAATCTCATGAAGGCCCTTGCCCACCATCAGCCCGGGCGTTGGGTCAACTTCGGTTCGATCGCCGGCTTCGCCGGCCAACCAGGCGAACTGGACTACGCCGCCGGAAACGACTACCTCGCCACCGCCGCAGCACAGGCCCACGCCGCGGGACTCGATCACTACACCATCGGCTGGCCCGTCTGGAAAGAAGCAGGACTCGCATCCGATCCCATCATGCAGCGCCAACTCGCGAGCCTCGGGCTCGGCTCCATCACCAACAGCGACGGCATCCGCCTCTTTGAACGTGAACTCGCCGAACCGGCACACCCCCCCTATACGGTCCTGCTCACCGACAGCGACCTCGCACTCGCCAACGTCCGCTTCCCCGCACTATGCGCGACCACCGGGCCCTCGCCGGGCACGGAGCCAAAGACCAGCACCGCTCCGCTTCTCGGCCCCAGTCGGCCAAGCACTGAGGGCATAACCCGCTTCGACTGCCGCATCGACACCTCCACGGACCGCTACCTCAACGATCATCTCGTCGACAACCGGCCCACCGTGCCCGGCACGTTCCTCGTCGAAATGGCAGTCGAAGCAGCATCCGTCCTGCACCCCCGCATGACGCCCAGCAAGGTGCTCAACGGAACGTTCGCCCGCTTCCTGCGCACACACCCTCGCACGGGCATCACCGAATTCCACATCACCGCCAGCACCCGTTCCACAGGACGGGAAGAACACGTCGCCATCACCATCGCCACGGATGTCCGCACCGCCAGCGGACTCCTGGTCCAGCCTGATCAAACCCACGCCACCTGCACGGTTGTGATGGCCAATCAGCCCCTCCATCCGACACCAGACCTCCGGCCGACCCCGCCGACCCGCGGAGCAGTCCCGGACCCCTACTACCTCACCAACGGTGCCATCGTCCTCGAAGGCCCCTTCGTGACCACCTCTCACAGCGCGTTTACAGGCACCCTGGCCTACGCCCAATTCGCCCCGCCCCCGCACCTGGGCGACGCCCCGTTCCTCGCCTTCCGTACACCAGCTCTACTGCTCGACGGACTCGCACGAACCTCCGTACTCCACACCCGCACCAAAGAAGCCGTGTCGGTCTTCGCACTCAAGGGTTTCGATGAAATCACCCTGCACGTGCCCGGATCCGACGAGCACGTCAACACCACAGCAACCGGCCCCATCCACCTCTACAGCATCAAAGAAGAGGGCTCGCCCGAAGACACCGCCGAAGCGACATTCCACTGCCTCGCTCTTGACGCAGCACAGTCTCCAGTCATCGAGATCACAGGACTACAGGGATACCTCAAGGGCGCCGCACACCTCCCCTGACAGATCCCAGTGCTTCAGGCAAAGCCAAGGTTGAGCAGGAACGAGGCAACCGGCATGGCAGACGGCACCACAGGCAGTTCAGCCACCACGCGCTTCATACCACTCCCGCCCGGAACAGCACCCGCCGCTCCCAGACCCGCATCCCGCATCCCGGATGACACCGGGACAGACCTCAACGAAATCGCCTTCATGCCGGCCCTGCATCTATGGGCTACTCCGGCACGGCGACGCACAGCAGGGAGACCCTCCTTCGTCAGACGCTGGTCGTGATCATCGTGATCCCGGCGCCACCGAACCCGCAGCGATGCGCCGCGCATCGCTGCGGGTTCGGTGGGACAGCGGGACACAGCATCATTCTCGTAAATGGCCAAACGAGAAGCCGCCTCCCCGATCTCTCCGCATGTCCGGATTGTCAGGGCTCCGGGTTCTCAAATGGGTTCTTGGAATGGCTTCTTGAAACGACGTCATGTCGATAGCTTCTGCCGTGTGAATGACGAGGAGTTCGACGCCGCGGCCGCCATCGAGCGGCACCTGTGTCCGACGTGCGACGTGCCCGCCGGGTCGGCCTGCCGCACCAACGCCGGGAAGACCGCGGTGAAATACCACACCCGCCGCCTCCAGCTCGTGCCCCAAGTCGCCGAGGAACTCCACGTCCTCACCCCGCCCGACCGCGGCCCCGGCCGGCGCTGGCAGCTCCGACCCGAACCCGACGCCCCGGAGGGCGCGGAACCTGCGCCCCTCGCGGCCGGGATCACGGCCATTCGGATCGGCTACGCCCGCTGCTCGACGGCCACCCAGGAACTCCACTCTCAGCTCGACGCGTTGACGCCGGGCCTGCTTCCAGGTGTTCCACGAGAAGGTCTCCACCCGCGTCAAGGTCTGACCCGAGTACGAGAAAGCCGTCGCGATGGCCCGCCGCTTCAAGGAACTCCACCCCGACGTCCAGGTGATCCTCACCGTGCACGAGTTCCGCCGCCTGGGCCGCGGCACCGACCTGCTCGTCACCGTCGAGGAGCTGCGCAAGGCTGGCATTGCCCTGGAGTTCCTCACCGGCCCGATCACCGGCCAGTACGACCCGGGCGACCGGCACGGGCAGGGCGCCATCCTCTTCGGCGTGCTCGCCGCGCTGTCCGGCGCGGAGCGCACCTACACGCGTGAACGCACCCTGGAAGGGCAGGAGTTTGCCCGCAAGCGCGGACGCACTGGCGGCCGCCCGCCGTCGCTGGACCCGGGGCAGATCGAGTACGCCCTCGCCCTGTGTGCCAAGGGCACCCCGATGAAGGAGATCCAGCAGAAGACGTTCATCGCCCGGGGTAAACACAAGGGGAAGAACCCCAGCCTGCCCACGCTGTACCGGGCCCTGGCCGAAGCGGCGAACAACGACGTGATGATGACGCCTTCCCGCGGCACCGAGAGCACCTGAGTCAACCCGAGGACGCCGCCACAAAGCGCCGCCAAATCGGCGCCATCAAGCGGGGAAGATCACACGCAGTGGCTGGCGTCTGCGCACAGTGCAGGGTTGCCATGTGCGCGGTCCGCGCTGAGATCTCGCAGCAGGTCCTGGTCTGCACAAAGCCGGTCTGCGTATAACCGTCACCGAGCCGCCGTGCCGTGCGGTTCCTGCGCCGTGGTCCACCTGGCCACGCGGCATGCCGCCCGCAGGCCTGGTGTCCGGGGAACAGCGGTAGTTCTACCGTGCGATCGGCGACATAGCACTGTGGCAGGGATTGGGCGCGTTTTTGGAACGTTTGGACGAGGCGGCCGTGCCCCATCGGGTGGGATAGTCGCGGCCGCCGGGTGCGGCTGAAGTCGGATGAGGCACGGTGAACGGCATGGTGACCTTGGCCAGCCCGTCGGTGGGCACATCGGTACGCGCAGCCTCCGCGGCCCTGCTGGATCCGGCCCGCGCTGTCTGTCTCGCTCCATCTGATGGGCAGCCAGACGCTGCTGTTCTACCGGCTTGACGAGGAAGAATGCGCACGCCGCGCCCGCGTCTTAGCGGCCCGTCTGGACAGTCTTGATACGCTGCAGACGCTTCTGGAGCTGCCCGTCGACGAGCCCGTCGCACTGGCGTCGCTGCCCGCACGGCTGCGTTCGGCGGTACGCCGGCTTCCGGCCGGGGCCGCCGACGTCGATCGCCGAGAGGTCACCCGTCGCGCGGTGCGGCCGCTCACCATTGATCTCGCCGTGGTGCGGGCAAGCGCCGCGGGCTGGCGCGGAGGACTCGAGCAAGCCGGCCGTTTCGCCCCCTTCTGCCGGCGCGCCCTGCTGCTGGACAGCGCTCCACCGGCGGCTGAGGAGAAGCTGATGGAAGCCGCCTTCTACGGCATCGGTGTCCTGGTGGCCGACGGCGAGAGCGTGGACCTGATGCTGGAACCCCGGCCTTACACCCCGCGCCGCCATACCCCCGCGGCGTGGTGCTTCACCGAGGAGTTCCACCACCGCATCGGCTAGTTACGGCT from Streptomyces sp. FIT100 includes these protein-coding regions:
- a CDS encoding recombinase family protein; its protein translation is MARRFKELHPDVQVILTVHEFRRLGRGTDLLVTVEELRKAGIALEFLTGPITGQYDPGDRHGQGAILFGVLAALSGAERTYTRERTLEGQEFARKRGRTGGRPPSLDPGQIEYALALCAKGTPMKEIQQKTFIARGKHKGKNPSLPTLYRALAEAANNDVMMTPSRGTEST